One stretch of Thermococcus sp. MAR1 DNA includes these proteins:
- a CDS encoding replication factor C large subunit: MTEMPWVEKYRPRRLAELINQTKALGQVKAWIEAWLQGSPPKKKALILAGPPGTGKTATVYAIAREYGFEIIELNASDERTFEKVERYVQAAYTLDILGKRRKLIFLDEADNMEPSGAREIAKLIDRARNPIIMSANHYWEVPREVRNKAQIVEYKRLTQRDIIKGLVRILHAEGLTVPKEVLYEIAKRANGDLRAAINDLQTVVSGGVEDAADVLAYRDTEKSVFQALAQLFATDNAKKAKLVVLGVDMFPHELLQWIDENLPYVYYRPEDIARAYEALSRADIYLGRAQRTGNYGLWKYATDMMTAGVAVAGVKRKGFVRIYPPKTIKLLTESKAERGLRDSVLRKIMKEMHMAKLEALETLNVLKAIFEYNPEVAAHFVVYLDLDLKEVEFIVGDKEKAKTIWGKSMNIEKKLKERGELEEHVRVAAEIGGEEIEGEKGAEEEVEEEISEEELQKAEEEMEAVGESEGKVDKPKKKGKQATLFDFLGKK; this comes from the coding sequence ATGACGGAGATGCCCTGGGTTGAGAAGTACCGGCCGAGGCGCCTGGCGGAGCTGATAAACCAGACCAAGGCCCTGGGACAGGTGAAGGCATGGATAGAGGCGTGGCTCCAGGGCAGTCCGCCGAAGAAGAAGGCGCTGATCCTGGCCGGCCCTCCTGGAACAGGTAAGACGGCGACGGTTTACGCTATAGCCAGGGAGTACGGCTTCGAAATAATCGAGCTCAACGCCAGCGACGAAAGAACCTTTGAGAAGGTGGAGCGCTACGTTCAGGCCGCATACACCCTGGACATCCTGGGGAAGCGGAGGAAGCTCATATTCCTCGATGAGGCAGACAACATGGAGCCGAGCGGCGCTCGCGAAATAGCGAAGCTGATAGACCGGGCAAGGAACCCAATAATAATGAGCGCCAACCACTACTGGGAGGTTCCGAGGGAGGTAAGGAACAAGGCCCAGATCGTTGAATACAAGCGCCTGACCCAGAGGGACATCATAAAGGGGCTCGTGAGGATCCTTCATGCAGAAGGCTTAACCGTTCCGAAGGAGGTGCTCTACGAGATAGCGAAGAGAGCGAACGGCGATCTTCGCGCAGCGATCAACGACCTCCAGACGGTTGTGTCCGGCGGGGTGGAGGATGCCGCCGACGTTCTCGCCTACCGCGACACGGAAAAGAGCGTCTTCCAGGCTCTGGCTCAGCTCTTCGCAACCGACAACGCCAAGAAGGCCAAGCTGGTCGTCCTCGGAGTTGACATGTTCCCCCACGAGCTCCTCCAGTGGATAGACGAGAACCTTCCCTACGTCTACTACAGGCCAGAGGACATAGCGAGGGCCTACGAGGCTCTCAGCAGGGCGGACATATACCTCGGCAGGGCCCAGAGAACGGGGAACTACGGCCTCTGGAAGTACGCCACGGACATGATGACGGCGGGGGTTGCTGTTGCGGGCGTTAAGAGGAAGGGCTTCGTGAGGATTTATCCGCCCAAGACCATAAAGCTCCTCACGGAGAGCAAGGCCGAAAGGGGACTGAGGGACTCGGTACTCAGGAAGATAATGAAGGAGATGCACATGGCGAAGCTCGAAGCCCTGGAGACCCTCAACGTTCTGAAGGCGATATTCGAGTACAATCCGGAGGTGGCGGCGCACTTCGTCGTCTACCTCGACCTTGACCTCAAGGAGGTCGAGTTCATAGTTGGCGATAAAGAGAAGGCTAAGACCATATGGGGCAAGAGCATGAACATCGAAAAGAAGCTCAAGGAGCGGGGTGAGCTTGAGGAGCACGTGAGGGTCGCCGCTGAGATAGGAGGAGAAGAAATTGAGGGGGAGAAAGGAGCCGAAGAAGAGGTGGAGGAAGAGATAAGCGAGGAGGAGCTCCAGAAGGCCGAGGAGGAAATGGAAGCCGTCGGGGAAAGCGAGGGGAAGGTAGACAAGCCCAAGAAGAAGGGCAAGCAGGCGACGCTGTTCGACTTCCTCGGGAAGAAGTGA